Genomic window (Candidatus Binatia bacterium):
ACTATGGGCCGACCAGCTTTCCGATCTCTACACCATATTGCCTATGGATTCGGCGTGCTTCCGCGAGTGGGGACGCCTCATGCATAGGCAGCCCGACGAGTTGATCGGGGACGCCCTGATCGCCGCTACGGCACGCAGCCATGGATTAATTGTCGCGACCAGAAACGTACAGGACTTTCGCCAGCTCGGAGTTGAGCACTTCAACCCGTTCCGGTTCTCTGCGGACCCTCACTCTTCCGGCGCATAGTAGCCGCT
Coding sequences:
- a CDS encoding type II toxin-antitoxin system VapC family toxin; translated protein: MNKYLLDTNVVSELRKRKPHGAVVAWLQTLRSDQVYLSAATRGELQAGIELTREQDPKKAGEIELWADQLSDLYTILPMDSACFREWGRLMHRQPDELIGDALIAATARSHGLIVATRNVQDFRQLGVEHFNPFRFSADPHSSGA